From one Flavobacterium sp. N502536 genomic stretch:
- a CDS encoding malate:quinone oxidoreductase — protein MSNETIRSNSEVVLIGAGIMSATLGVILKELQPDIKIEIYERLDVAAAESSDAWNNAGTGHSAFCELNYTPEKADGSIDPKKAISIAESFEISRQFWSYLVEEKKIPSPDNFIKSVPHMSFVWGEKNVEYLKKRFEALQSNPIFSQMEFSSDFEQLKKWMPLVMEGREANEKLAATHMEIGTDVNFGALTRSMFNYLATLDGVSLHFNHEVKKLKQREDKSWRIKITDLATGNVRKAYTQFVFIGAGGGSLPLLEKANVPEGNGYGGFPVSGQWLKCTNPEVIAKHQAKVYGKASVGAPPMSVPHIDTRVIDGEKALLFGPFAGFSTRFLKNGSYLDLPLSIKPNNLIPMLSAGYHNIPLTKYLIEQVRQSPKDRMKALREYLPTARSKDWKLERAGQRVQVIKKDEKEGGVLEFGTEVINTHDGSLAVLLGASPGASTAVGIMVDLISRCFTNQVKTPEWQAKMKNMIPSYGQTLNDKPELLAELRKHTSEVLKLKNN, from the coding sequence ATGTCTAACGAAACAATACGTTCTAATAGTGAAGTAGTACTGATTGGAGCGGGAATTATGAGTGCCACTCTTGGAGTAATTTTGAAAGAATTACAACCGGATATAAAAATTGAAATTTACGAAAGATTAGATGTTGCTGCTGCCGAAAGTTCAGATGCCTGGAATAATGCAGGAACAGGACACTCAGCCTTCTGTGAACTAAATTACACTCCCGAAAAGGCTGACGGAAGTATTGATCCAAAAAAAGCAATAAGTATAGCAGAATCTTTTGAGATCTCACGCCAATTCTGGTCTTATTTGGTAGAAGAGAAAAAGATACCATCTCCTGATAATTTTATAAAAAGCGTTCCTCATATGAGTTTTGTATGGGGCGAAAAAAATGTGGAATATCTTAAAAAGAGATTTGAAGCATTACAGAGCAATCCGATTTTTTCTCAAATGGAATTTAGTTCTGATTTTGAGCAATTAAAGAAATGGATGCCGCTTGTGATGGAAGGCAGAGAAGCTAATGAAAAATTGGCTGCTACTCATATGGAAATAGGTACCGATGTGAATTTTGGAGCCTTAACCAGAAGCATGTTTAATTATTTAGCGACGCTTGACGGTGTTTCTTTGCATTTTAATCATGAAGTTAAAAAATTAAAACAGCGTGAAGATAAATCATGGCGTATTAAAATTACCGATCTTGCTACTGGTAATGTGAGAAAAGCCTATACCCAATTTGTATTTATTGGAGCTGGGGGAGGTTCGTTGCCTTTATTGGAAAAAGCAAATGTTCCGGAAGGAAATGGATACGGAGGTTTTCCGGTGAGCGGACAATGGTTAAAATGTACCAATCCGGAGGTAATTGCTAAACATCAGGCAAAAGTTTACGGAAAAGCAAGTGTTGGAGCACCTCCAATGTCTGTGCCACATATCGATACCCGTGTAATTGATGGCGAAAAAGCATTGCTTTTTGGTCCGTTTGCAGGATTTTCAACTCGTTTCTTAAAAAATGGTTCTTACTTAGACTTACCATTATCTATAAAACCGAACAATTTAATCCCAATGTTGTCTGCAGGATACCACAACATCCCTTTGACAAAATATTTGATTGAGCAGGTTCGTCAGTCTCCAAAAGACAGAATGAAAGCCTTACGCGAATATTTGCCTACAGCACGTTCTAAAGACTGGAAATTAGAAAGAGCCGGACAACGCGTTCAGGTGATTAAAAAAGATGAAAAAGAAGGTGGAGTTTTGGAGTTTGGAACAGAAGTAATCAATACACATGACGGAAGTCTTGCCGTATTGCTGGGAGCTTCTCCAGGAGCTTCAACTGCCGTTGGTATTATGGTGGATCTGATCAGCAGATGTTTTACCAATCAGGTGAAAACACCGGAATGGCAGGCAAAGATGAAAAATATGATTCCTTCATACGGTCAGACTTTAAATGACAAACCGGAGCTTTTAGCAGAACTTAGAAAACACACCTCTGAAGTTTTAAAACTAAAAAATAATTAA
- a CDS encoding FUSC family protein, with protein sequence MFDRISKFTNSTSFLNASKVTIASVVPVLILNFLGHFEIGFTIALGAFYTYPSDVPSSLSHKIKGLIVASFIVSGVNLLVNLAYPYPFLFYPFLGFLLFLCSMISVYGQRATLVSFSALLSISLSFGHLHEDWEAFEYSGFIFIGGILYLIVSLVFHFVQPYKYVELQIAEGIKLTAKYLKLRGDLWNPEANRKAIIEKQLSVQVELNLIHEDLRKMLIGNQNTSGATSQNRKMLLVFITLVEIQELALYTSFDHDKLHEKFAAHPEVLRTYQNVAYKLASTLKKLSKNVHNISVYVDKNDLKNELDALEFAIFDYEKTLGKEEAAEGVLMLTNMLKYAKNQVGKIKIIQRAFSLAMQSYKLKDKDKELEKFLTPQYYPLRTLTENLSYSSSIFRHSIRLTTTILIGFVIGKFLPFQNVYWILLTIVVIMRPGYGLTKERSYNRIFGTILGGLLAFGIVSLVQNHVVLSIFSIVCMLLGISFTQINYKISATFVTMYVVFIYGILTPDVVQVIQFRILDSLAGAILAFLANQFLWPAWEFINTPIHIENSIRANRNYLKEIADFYNKKGEVPTSYRLSRKNAFVEVGNLMTSFQRMMQEPKSKQKTLPLVNKLVVLNHSILSALASLSTYIQSHQTTSASESFNYIIKTILSNLDHAIAVLRNEKIVNDTYFDKEDVTLQFEELKRVNFKRLADDDDLDKETRQAKMQEAQMVIEQLIWMSNLAEKILKITKEFKATNPD encoded by the coding sequence ATGTTTGATCGTATCTCGAAATTTACCAACAGTACTTCTTTTTTAAATGCCTCAAAAGTAACTATTGCTTCAGTCGTTCCCGTCTTAATTTTAAATTTTCTTGGACACTTCGAAATAGGTTTTACCATTGCATTAGGTGCATTTTATACGTACCCAAGTGATGTTCCGAGTTCATTAAGCCATAAAATAAAAGGTCTTATTGTGGCTTCCTTTATTGTTTCGGGAGTCAACTTACTAGTAAATCTCGCCTACCCTTATCCCTTTTTGTTTTATCCCTTTTTAGGCTTTTTATTGTTTTTGTGTTCGATGATTTCGGTGTACGGTCAGCGTGCTACTTTGGTTTCTTTCTCTGCTTTACTATCGATTTCCTTATCATTTGGTCATTTGCATGAAGACTGGGAAGCTTTTGAGTATTCGGGTTTTATTTTTATTGGAGGAATTTTGTATCTTATCGTATCCCTTGTATTTCATTTTGTACAGCCGTATAAATATGTCGAACTTCAAATTGCTGAAGGCATAAAACTAACCGCCAAATATTTAAAACTCAGAGGTGACTTATGGAACCCCGAAGCCAACAGAAAAGCCATTATCGAGAAACAATTAAGTGTCCAGGTCGAACTAAACCTGATTCATGAGGATTTAAGAAAGATGCTTATTGGCAATCAAAATACCTCGGGAGCTACAAGTCAGAATCGAAAGATGCTGCTTGTTTTTATCACTCTGGTGGAGATTCAGGAACTGGCCTTATACACTTCTTTTGACCACGATAAACTGCATGAAAAATTTGCCGCACATCCCGAAGTGCTTCGAACCTACCAGAATGTGGCTTATAAACTGGCTTCTACTTTAAAAAAACTTTCTAAAAATGTGCACAATATCAGTGTATATGTAGACAAGAATGATTTAAAGAATGAGCTGGACGCTCTTGAATTTGCCATTTTTGATTACGAAAAAACCTTAGGCAAAGAAGAAGCAGCCGAAGGGGTTTTGATGTTAACCAATATGCTGAAATATGCTAAAAATCAGGTTGGAAAAATTAAAATTATCCAGCGTGCTTTTTCGCTTGCCATGCAGTCTTATAAATTAAAGGACAAGGACAAAGAGCTGGAAAAGTTTCTTACTCCCCAGTACTATCCATTGCGCACTCTGACTGAGAATTTATCGTATTCGTCTTCTATTTTCCGACATTCGATACGACTAACGACAACTATCTTAATTGGTTTTGTCATTGGAAAATTTCTTCCGTTTCAAAATGTCTATTGGATTTTACTCACCATAGTCGTGATCATGCGTCCGGGTTACGGTTTAACAAAAGAACGATCCTATAATCGAATTTTCGGTACTATTTTAGGTGGTTTGTTAGCGTTCGGAATCGTTTCTTTGGTTCAAAATCACGTTGTACTAAGCATCTTCTCTATTGTTTGTATGCTTCTTGGTATTTCGTTTACACAGATTAACTATAAAATAAGCGCCACTTTCGTGACGATGTATGTGGTTTTTATTTATGGAATTTTAACCCCGGATGTAGTTCAGGTAATTCAGTTTCGAATTTTGGATTCACTTGCCGGAGCCATTTTAGCGTTTTTAGCCAATCAGTTTTTATGGCCTGCCTGGGAGTTTATCAACACGCCGATACACATTGAAAATTCGATACGTGCCAATCGAAATTACCTGAAAGAGATTGCCGATTTCTACAATAAAAAAGGGGAAGTTCCTACCTCATACCGATTGTCCCGAAAAAATGCTTTTGTTGAGGTCGGTAACCTGATGACTTCTTTTCAGCGCATGATGCAGGAGCCTAAATCAAAGCAAAAAACACTTCCGCTGGTCAACAAACTGGTGGTGTTAAACCATTCGATCTTATCGGCTCTGGCCTCTTTATCTACTTATATTCAGTCTCATCAAACTACTTCAGCTTCGGAATCGTTTAATTACATTATAAAAACAATTCTTTCAAATCTGGACCATGCCATTGCCGTTTTAAGAAATGAAAAAATAGTAAACGATACTTATTTTGACAAGGAAGATGTGACTTTGCAATTTGAAGAGCTTAAACGTGTTAATTTTAAGCGTCTGGCCGATGATGATGATTTGGATAAAGAAACGCGACAAGCCAAAATGCAGGAAGCTCAAATGGTCATTGAGCAATTGATCTGGATGAGCAATCTGGCAGAAAAGATTTTAAAGATTACAAAGGAATTTAAAGCAACAAATCCAGATTAA
- the def gene encoding peptide deformylase, producing MILPIVGYGDPVLRKVGEAITPDYPNLKETIANMYETMYNALGVGLAAPQVGVPIRLFVIDTTPFSDDEDLPLNEQENLKGFKKTFINAKILKEEGEEWSFNEGCLSIPDVREDVYRKPTVTIEYCEEDFVMKTEVFDGLIARVIQHEYDHIEGVLFTDKISSLKKRLIQKKLKNITEGKTFQEYRMKFFAAKKGR from the coding sequence ATGATTTTACCAATTGTAGGATATGGTGATCCTGTTTTAAGAAAAGTGGGTGAGGCTATTACGCCGGATTATCCAAACTTAAAAGAAACAATAGCAAACATGTACGAAACCATGTACAACGCTTTAGGAGTTGGGCTTGCCGCGCCTCAGGTAGGTGTGCCTATTCGTTTGTTTGTTATTGATACGACTCCTTTTAGTGATGATGAGGATTTGCCGTTAAATGAGCAGGAAAATTTAAAAGGTTTCAAAAAAACTTTTATCAATGCTAAGATTCTGAAAGAAGAAGGCGAGGAATGGAGCTTTAACGAAGGCTGTCTGAGTATTCCGGATGTTCGCGAAGACGTTTACAGAAAACCAACCGTTACAATTGAATATTGTGAGGAAGATTTTGTAATGAAAACCGAAGTTTTTGATGGTTTAATTGCAAGAGTTATTCAGCACGAATACGACCATATTGAAGGAGTTCTGTTTACAGATAAAATTTCGTCTTTGAAGAAACGTCTGATCCAGAAAAAATTAAAAAACATTACAGAAGGTAAAACATTTCAGGAGTACAGAATGAAATTTTTTGCTGCAAAAAAAGGAAGATAG
- a CDS encoding DUF5606 domain-containing protein: MNLEKILAISGKPGLYVLKVQTRTGFVAESLTDGKKITVNLKSNVSLLSEISIYTYEGEKPLTEVMQRIATKENKGQAISHKEDNATLAAYFKEILPEYDEERVYPSDIKKVLNWYNTLQAKGLVTDLAPAAVEAVEEAPAVEEKPKKAAAPKKAKAKKEE, encoded by the coding sequence ATGAATTTAGAGAAAATTTTAGCCATTTCTGGGAAACCAGGTTTATATGTATTGAAAGTACAAACCCGTACTGGTTTTGTGGCAGAATCATTAACAGATGGAAAAAAAATCACAGTAAACTTAAAAAGTAATGTAAGTTTATTATCAGAGATTTCAATTTATACTTACGAAGGCGAAAAACCATTAACAGAAGTAATGCAGCGTATTGCTACTAAAGAAAATAAAGGGCAAGCCATTTCACATAAAGAAGACAATGCTACATTAGCGGCTTATTTTAAAGAAATTTTACCTGAATACGACGAAGAAAGAGTGTATCCTTCTGATATTAAAAAAGTATTAAACTGGTACAATACACTTCAGGCTAAAGGTTTGGTAACAGATTTGGCTCCTGCTGCGGTTGAAGCGGTTGAAGAAGCTCCTGCTGTTGAAGAAAAACCAAAAAAAGCAGCTGCTCCTAAAAAAGCAAAAGCTAAAAAAGAAGAATAG
- the mazG gene encoding nucleoside triphosphate pyrophosphohydrolase — protein sequence MSKELQLKAFERLLIIMDELREQCPWDKKQTLQTLRHLTIEETYELGDAILDNDLNEVKKELGDLLLHIVFYAKIGSETNDFDMADVCNEICDKLIHRHPHIYSDTKVKDEEEVKQNWEKLKLKEGKKSVLEGVPRSLPALVKASRIQDKVKGVGFDWEEPHQVWDKVQEELEELQIEVKAGDQDKIEAEFGDVLFSMINYARFLNINPEDALERTNKKFIKRFQYLESKAGELGKPLMDMTLAEMDVFWNEAKKL from the coding sequence ATGAGCAAAGAACTTCAACTAAAAGCCTTCGAAAGATTACTAATTATCATGGATGAACTTCGTGAGCAGTGTCCGTGGGATAAAAAGCAAACCTTGCAAACGCTCAGACATCTTACCATTGAAGAAACCTATGAGTTAGGAGATGCTATTTTGGACAATGATTTAAATGAGGTGAAAAAAGAATTGGGTGATTTGCTGCTGCATATTGTTTTTTATGCAAAAATAGGCTCAGAAACCAATGATTTTGATATGGCAGATGTGTGTAACGAGATTTGCGATAAACTCATTCACCGTCATCCTCACATCTACAGCGATACCAAAGTTAAAGACGAAGAAGAAGTAAAGCAAAACTGGGAAAAACTAAAACTAAAAGAAGGTAAAAAATCAGTGTTGGAAGGCGTTCCAAGAAGTTTACCAGCATTGGTTAAAGCCAGTCGAATTCAGGACAAAGTAAAAGGAGTTGGTTTTGACTGGGAAGAACCGCATCAGGTTTGGGATAAAGTGCAGGAAGAACTCGAAGAATTACAAATTGAAGTAAAAGCCGGAGATCAGGATAAAATAGAGGCCGAATTTGGTGATGTACTATTCTCCATGATCAATTATGCCCGATTTTTAAATATAAATCCTGAAGATGCTTTGGAGCGCACCAACAAAAAGTTTATCAAACGCTTTCAGTACCTTGAAAGTAAAGCGGGCGAATTGGGGAAACCTTTAATGGACATGACTTTGGCTGAAATGGACGTTTTTTGGAATGAAGCAAAAAAACTGTAA
- a CDS encoding Crp/Fnr family transcriptional regulator has protein sequence MNKCDQCIVRQLSSLKALNKDEVVKLANSKTTYTIKKGDALFEEGEVTNGVFCVKDGVGKLSKLSANGKDQIVKLVKSGELLGQRSMISNEPANLSAKAVADMEVCFIPKAEILHFFNNNNQFSMNLMQSICEDLKESENDKIALVQKTVKQRLAETLLQLHDDFGENPDKTLKVQLTREELAGIIGTATESCIRLLSDFNKLKLIELTGKKIKLQDIKALKKLAE, from the coding sequence ATGAATAAATGTGACCAATGTATCGTAAGACAGCTTTCTTCTCTAAAAGCGCTTAATAAAGATGAAGTTGTGAAGCTGGCCAATAGCAAGACGACCTATACGATTAAAAAAGGAGATGCTCTTTTTGAGGAAGGCGAAGTTACCAATGGCGTTTTTTGTGTAAAAGACGGGGTTGGAAAGCTCTCTAAATTAAGTGCTAACGGAAAAGATCAAATTGTAAAACTGGTAAAATCAGGAGAACTTTTAGGTCAGCGCTCTATGATTAGCAATGAACCTGCCAACTTATCGGCCAAAGCGGTTGCTGATATGGAGGTTTGTTTTATTCCGAAAGCTGAAATTCTTCACTTTTTTAATAACAACAATCAGTTTTCTATGAATTTGATGCAGTCGATTTGTGAAGATTTAAAAGAATCTGAAAACGATAAAATTGCATTGGTTCAGAAAACGGTAAAACAACGTTTGGCAGAAACTTTACTGCAATTGCACGACGATTTTGGTGAAAACCCGGATAAAACCCTTAAAGTTCAGCTCACAAGAGAAGAACTCGCCGGTATTATTGGTACAGCCACAGAAAGCTGCATCCGCCTATTATCTGATTTCAACAAGCTGAAATTAATTGAACTAACCGGTAAAAAAATCAAACTTCAGGACATCAAAGCTTTAAAAAAACTGGCAGAATAA
- a CDS encoding heavy metal translocating P-type ATPase, protein MSEQSCFHCGLTIPKNEEINFDEKKFCCAGCKTVYEIFSLHDLTCYYDFEKSPGATPQDIKGKYDFLDNEAILSKVLEFQEGNTAIASLNIPYIHCSSCIWILENLNRIQPGISLSQVNFPEKRVRITFNSDTVSLKTIVYMLSSIGYEPYISLENYESGKNNVDRSLTYKLGVAFFCFGNIMLLSFPEYFEIKEFWLDNYKPFFRILIFILALPSFLYSASGYYVSAYKSIKSGMLNIDIPIALGIIVMFVRSTFDIVMNYGSGFFDSLTGLVFFMLLGKMFQIKTYSFLSFERDFKSYFPIAVTRINPDTSEESVPVYDVLKGNRLLIRNQELIPVDGILISEKAEIDYSFVTGEAVPITKKSGDKVFAGGKHIGKVIEMEVLHSVSQSYLTQLWSNEIFQKKVLQKHKTITDTISRYFTPLLLLIAFAGFGYWISIDANTAFNVFTAVLIVACPCALALTAPFTFGNILRIMGKQKMYLKNALVIEQLAKVDTIVFDKTGTLTTNKKSNIVYEGNPLSEENYRLIKNVLRASNHPLSRMLYDFLPEATKIKIDDFQEITGKGIQATAENTILKIGSGTFVDSPGTESSEIEKTSLHIRINDTYYGKFTFQNQYRDGLEALFSALSQEYQIKVLSGDNDGERTTLETILPKHTELIFNQKPEQKLEFIKKLQEDGHNVMMVGDGLNDAGALAQSNVGISISENVNVFSPACDAILDASEFSRLNYFLKLSHKSIAIIKMSFVLSLLYNVVGLFFAITGNLLPLVAAIIMPLSTITIVSFVTLMSNYFSKSNLK, encoded by the coding sequence ATGAGTGAGCAAAGTTGTTTTCATTGTGGTCTTACGATTCCTAAAAATGAAGAGATCAATTTTGATGAAAAAAAGTTTTGTTGTGCCGGTTGTAAAACCGTTTACGAAATTTTTAGTCTTCATGATTTAACCTGTTACTACGATTTTGAAAAGTCCCCGGGTGCTACTCCACAGGATATAAAAGGGAAGTATGACTTTTTAGACAATGAAGCTATCCTTTCAAAAGTACTGGAATTTCAGGAGGGGAATACTGCAATTGCTTCTTTGAATATCCCCTACATTCATTGCAGTTCCTGTATCTGGATTCTCGAAAATTTAAACAGAATTCAGCCCGGAATAAGCCTCTCTCAGGTGAACTTTCCCGAAAAGAGAGTCCGAATTACATTTAATTCGGATACGGTTTCTTTAAAAACTATAGTTTATATGCTCAGCTCCATAGGCTATGAACCCTATATAAGCTTAGAAAATTACGAGTCCGGAAAAAATAATGTTGACAGAAGTCTGACCTATAAATTAGGCGTTGCCTTTTTTTGTTTCGGAAACATCATGTTGCTTTCATTTCCGGAGTACTTCGAAATAAAGGAATTTTGGCTGGACAATTATAAACCCTTTTTCAGAATCCTGATTTTTATACTCGCGCTGCCCAGCTTTTTATATTCGGCAAGTGGTTACTATGTTTCGGCTTACAAGAGTATCAAATCGGGGATGTTGAATATTGACATTCCAATTGCGTTGGGAATTATCGTAATGTTTGTCCGCAGTACTTTTGATATTGTAATGAATTACGGATCTGGTTTTTTTGACAGCTTAACAGGTTTGGTTTTCTTTATGCTGTTGGGAAAGATGTTTCAGATCAAAACCTATAGTTTTTTAAGTTTCGAAAGAGATTTTAAATCTTATTTCCCAATTGCAGTCACAAGAATTAATCCCGACACCTCCGAAGAAAGTGTTCCTGTTTATGATGTTTTAAAAGGAAACAGACTGCTCATTCGAAATCAGGAACTTATTCCGGTTGACGGAATTCTGATTAGCGAAAAAGCCGAGATAGACTATAGTTTTGTAACTGGAGAAGCGGTTCCGATTACTAAAAAGTCAGGCGATAAAGTTTTTGCCGGAGGAAAACACATCGGTAAGGTGATCGAAATGGAAGTATTGCATTCGGTATCTCAAAGTTATCTGACGCAATTGTGGAGTAATGAAATTTTCCAGAAAAAGGTGCTTCAAAAACACAAAACTATCACAGATACGATAAGTCGTTATTTTACTCCCTTATTATTATTAATTGCTTTTGCCGGTTTTGGATATTGGATTTCGATTGATGCCAATACCGCTTTTAATGTTTTTACTGCTGTTTTAATTGTGGCTTGTCCGTGTGCATTAGCCCTTACGGCACCGTTTACCTTTGGTAACATATTGCGAATCATGGGCAAACAAAAAATGTATTTGAAGAATGCTTTGGTTATCGAGCAACTCGCCAAAGTAGACACCATTGTTTTTGATAAAACCGGTACCCTCACGACCAATAAGAAATCGAATATTGTATATGAGGGGAATCCTCTTTCGGAAGAAAATTACAGACTGATCAAAAATGTGCTTCGTGCTTCAAATCACCCTTTGAGCCGAATGTTATATGATTTTCTGCCGGAGGCAACTAAAATTAAAATTGATGATTTTCAGGAGATTACCGGTAAAGGAATTCAGGCAACCGCAGAAAACACCATCTTAAAAATTGGATCGGGAACCTTTGTTGATAGCCCTGGTACGGAATCTTCTGAAATTGAAAAAACAAGTCTCCACATCAGAATCAATGACACTTATTATGGAAAATTTACATTCCAGAATCAATATAGGGATGGTTTAGAAGCGCTTTTTTCGGCATTGAGTCAGGAATATCAAATAAAAGTGCTTTCCGGAGATAATGACGGAGAGCGTACCACCCTCGAAACCATTCTGCCCAAACATACCGAGCTGATCTTTAATCAAAAGCCAGAGCAGAAGTTAGAGTTTATCAAAAAGCTGCAGGAGGATGGCCATAATGTTATGATGGTTGGAGACGGTTTAAACGATGCCGGTGCTTTGGCACAAAGTAATGTAGGAATTTCGATCTCTGAGAATGTCAATGTTTTTTCACCTGCCTGCGATGCAATTTTAGATGCAAGCGAGTTTTCAAGACTGAATTATTTTTTAAAATTATCGCACAAATCGATTGCGATTATTAAGATGAGTTTTGTTTTGTCGTTGCTGTATAATGTTGTAGGACTTTTTTTCGCAATTACAGGAAATTTACTGCCTTTGGTGGCCGCTATTATTATGCCTTTGAGCACAATTACGATCGTAAGTTTTGTGACTTTGATGTCTAACTACTTCAGCAAGAGTAATTTAAAATAA
- the ccoS gene encoding cbb3-type cytochrome oxidase assembly protein CcoS: MSVIYLLITVSIFVAIGFFIAFILAVKSGQYDDDYTPSVRMLFDDETKIAPEKNNLPIKEKQV, encoded by the coding sequence ATGAGTGTTATCTATCTATTAATTACAGTAAGTATTTTCGTAGCAATCGGGTTCTTCATTGCTTTTATTCTAGCTGTCAAATCTGGACAGTATGATGACGATTATACACCTTCAGTCAGAATGCTTTTTGATGATGAGACTAAAATTGCCCCAGAGAAGAACAATTTACCAATAAAAGAAAAACAAGTATAA